In a single window of the Pelagibacterium sp. 26DY04 genome:
- a CDS encoding alpha/beta hydrolase — translation MVYGEIECSQARIALSDTQGSGFPVLLLHGNSNARNVFFRQFQSPLAQRYRLIAIDLPGHGQSGNARDPQAGYTMPGLADTVAEVLDALAIEHLAVVGWSLGGHIGIELIERDPRIAGLMIMGTPPISRGILGVLRGFQPNTDLALTTRGRLRPRDVDRFFRMCFGARGPQDFRALIERTDWRMRRIMGRGIMAGLGVDQKYVVEHNRAPLAVVNGQDEPFARLEYLAGLNYANLWDGRCHVIEKAVHAPFLEAPREFNALLERFLDDVAAWAAGAAGGLRRHA, via the coding sequence ATGGTGTACGGCGAAATCGAGTGCAGTCAGGCGCGTATCGCGCTCAGCGACACGCAGGGGAGCGGTTTTCCGGTGCTGCTGCTGCACGGCAATTCGAACGCGCGCAACGTGTTCTTCCGTCAGTTTCAGAGCCCGCTTGCCCAACGCTACCGGCTGATCGCCATCGACCTGCCCGGGCATGGACAGTCGGGCAATGCGCGCGATCCGCAGGCCGGGTACACCATGCCGGGGCTCGCCGATACCGTGGCCGAGGTTCTCGATGCTCTGGCCATCGAGCATCTCGCCGTGGTCGGCTGGTCGCTGGGCGGGCATATCGGGATCGAGCTTATCGAGCGCGATCCGCGCATTGCCGGACTGATGATCATGGGTACGCCACCGATTTCGCGCGGCATCCTGGGTGTGTTGCGCGGTTTTCAGCCCAACACCGATCTCGCGCTCACCACACGGGGTCGCTTGCGGCCGCGGGACGTCGACCGCTTCTTCCGGATGTGCTTCGGGGCCAGAGGGCCGCAGGACTTCCGCGCGCTTATCGAACGCACCGACTGGCGCATGCGCCGCATCATGGGGCGGGGCATAATGGCCGGACTGGGCGTCGATCAGAAATACGTGGTCGAGCATAACCGGGCTCCGCTTGCTGTGGTCAATGGCCAGGACGAACCCTTCGCCCGTCTCGAATACCTTGCCGGTCTCAACTACGCCAATCTCTGGGATGGGCGCTGCCATGTGATCGAGAAAGCGGTTCATGCGCCATTCCTGGAGGCTCCTCGAGAGTTCAACGCGCTGCTGGAACGCTTTCTCGATGATGTCGCAGCATGGGCGGCGGGAGCGGCGGGCGGCCTTCGCCGCCACGCCTGA
- a CDS encoding class I SAM-dependent methyltransferase, whose amino-acid sequence MSTPGAQPAHDDYILGHSERELARLEQQAALFAGQTRDILLRAGLEKGMRVLDLGCGVGDVSLIAAEIVGPQGSVTGIDPSEAALSVARARAHRRGFDIAFEATTLEAIEEHPDVDAVIGRFILLHMTDPGATIAALTKRLKPGTLVNFIEFDITSSYAEPALPLLHQAIARIGEVYRRSGRAADMGARLYPAYRAAGLTPEMIGLTRISNRDDVDGFAFIVESTRSLLPAIEALGIATAVEIDIDTLHQRLLDEARAGDPCIFYPRLVGAWARVS is encoded by the coding sequence ATGAGCACACCCGGCGCCCAACCCGCACACGACGATTACATCCTGGGTCATTCCGAACGCGAACTGGCGCGGCTCGAGCAGCAGGCAGCGCTCTTTGCCGGGCAGACCCGCGATATTCTGTTGCGTGCCGGGCTGGAAAAGGGGATGCGGGTTCTCGATCTCGGCTGCGGCGTCGGCGACGTCTCGCTCATCGCGGCCGAAATCGTCGGGCCGCAAGGTTCGGTCACCGGCATCGATCCCTCCGAAGCGGCGCTTTCGGTCGCCCGGGCCAGAGCGCACCGGCGCGGCTTTGATATCGCGTTCGAAGCGACCACGCTCGAGGCGATCGAAGAGCACCCCGATGTCGATGCGGTGATAGGCCGGTTTATCCTGCTGCACATGACCGATCCGGGCGCCACCATCGCCGCACTCACCAAGCGGCTCAAGCCCGGCACGCTGGTAAATTTCATCGAGTTCGACATCACCTCGTCCTATGCCGAGCCGGCCCTGCCGCTTCTCCACCAGGCTATCGCGCGGATCGGTGAGGTCTATCGCCGCTCCGGCCGCGCCGCCGACATGGGCGCCCGGCTCTACCCCGCCTATCGCGCTGCCGGGCTCACACCGGAGATGATCGGGCTTACACGCATCAGCAATCGCGATGATGTCGATGGCTTCGCCTTTATCGTCGAGTCCACGCGCAGTCTGTTGCCGGCCATCGAGGCGCTCGGCATTGCGACGGCCGTCGAGATCGACATCGACACGCTGCATCAGCGCCTGCTCGACGAGGCAAGGGCGGGCGATCCGTGCATCTTCTACCCCCGTCTCGTCGGGGCATGGGCGCGGGTTTCCTGA
- a CDS encoding GlxA family transcriptional regulator, translated as MGIIIHPGFQILDATGPAAALEIASRNLDERYELSILAPEEGEIASSSGLTLRAGKLPAVAPNTVIVSGGEIVRDMAAFGAIVAWLSAARPRRLASVCSGAFFLAEAGRLNGRQATTHWDSTERFRRLYPEVRLSPDRIFTRDGEVWTSAGISAGIDLTLALIEDDCGPEIAHRTAQQLVVHKRRPGGQSQYSPRLEVRGGEGRFGPLIEWMRAHLGEPLSVERLAERAAMSPRNFSRRFLAETGATPAKAVERLRLEAAQEAIESGFGSFEQIAIGSGFSDAAQMRRAFLRTLGQPPQSLRRTARQ; from the coding sequence GTGGGCATAATCATCCATCCGGGGTTCCAGATCCTCGACGCCACGGGGCCGGCCGCGGCATTGGAAATCGCGTCGCGTAATCTGGACGAGAGATATGAGCTCAGCATTCTGGCGCCTGAGGAAGGGGAGATCGCAAGCTCATCGGGCCTGACGCTCAGGGCCGGGAAGCTGCCGGCGGTAGCGCCAAATACGGTGATCGTCTCAGGTGGGGAAATCGTGCGCGACATGGCCGCGTTCGGCGCCATTGTCGCCTGGCTTTCGGCGGCCCGCCCACGGCGGCTGGCCAGCGTGTGTTCTGGCGCCTTCTTTCTTGCCGAGGCGGGACGGCTCAACGGGCGACAGGCGACAACCCATTGGGACAGCACCGAGCGCTTCCGCCGGCTCTATCCCGAGGTCAGGCTAAGCCCCGATCGCATCTTTACCCGCGATGGGGAGGTCTGGACCTCGGCAGGCATATCGGCGGGCATCGATCTGACACTGGCGCTGATTGAAGACGATTGCGGTCCCGAAATCGCCCATAGGACGGCGCAGCAGCTCGTGGTGCACAAGCGCCGGCCGGGCGGGCAGTCGCAATATTCGCCACGCCTTGAGGTTCGGGGCGGGGAGGGGCGCTTTGGGCCGCTGATCGAATGGATGCGGGCCCATCTCGGCGAACCGTTAAGCGTTGAGCGGCTAGCCGAGCGAGCGGCCATGAGCCCGCGCAACTTTTCGCGGCGCTTTCTTGCCGAAACCGGCGCCACTCCGGCCAAGGCCGTCGAGCGTCTGCGGCTCGAAGCGGCGCAGGAGGCCATCGAGAGCGGCTTTGGCAGCTTCGAGCAGATCGCTATCGGGTCGGGCTTTTCCGATGCGGCGCAGATGCGTCGGGCTTTCCTGCGCACGCTCGGCCAGCCGCCGCAATCGCTGCGGCGGACCGCAAGGCAGTGA
- a CDS encoding DJ-1/PfpI family protein gives MDDYAHRPRHGCFCSNYVISARLSFDYPEVKPRSGEMMMKWSIVLSGLVGVVLAAIAGFGIWVAMLPPAVVAAPAPVPAEETAAIVEALRPPKRERPLITVIGINDATETTDYLMPTGILRRADVADVVLVATEAGPVELYPALTVMPDMSVAQFDATHPEGADYVIVPAMSRDNDPAIMAWLAAQAGKGSTVIGVCAGAKVVAATGLLENRRGTTHWFFLDALRRENPTMTYVPDRRIVADGNVVTTTGISASIPMALTLVEAIAGRPRAEAVAADIGFESWNAAHDSDAFSLTRPFATTVMANLAAFWQREEHSLALEPQFDAVSLAIAADAWSRTYRSRALTVAPSADAVTDRDGIRILPDRVSSTNAPTAMLAPGSTTPAAALEGTLEEISSRYGPATAYVVAMQLEYPWPMP, from the coding sequence ATGGATGATTATGCCCACCGTCCGCGCCATGGCTGTTTCTGCTCGAATTATGTCATTTCAGCCAGATTGAGCTTCGATTACCCTGAGGTCAAGCCACGGTCTGGGGAGATGATGATGAAGTGGTCGATTGTCCTGTCGGGCCTCGTCGGTGTCGTGCTGGCCGCCATTGCCGGCTTCGGCATCTGGGTGGCGATGCTGCCGCCCGCCGTGGTGGCCGCGCCCGCCCCGGTGCCGGCCGAAGAGACCGCGGCGATCGTCGAGGCGCTGCGCCCGCCAAAGCGGGAGCGTCCGCTGATCACTGTGATCGGCATCAATGATGCGACCGAGACCACCGATTATCTCATGCCCACCGGCATCCTGCGGCGTGCGGATGTGGCCGACGTGGTGCTGGTGGCAACCGAAGCCGGGCCGGTGGAACTCTATCCAGCACTAACGGTGATGCCCGACATGAGCGTCGCCCAGTTCGACGCTACCCATCCCGAGGGCGCCGACTATGTGATCGTTCCCGCCATGAGCCGGGACAACGATCCCGCGATCATGGCCTGGCTGGCCGCACAGGCCGGAAAGGGCAGCACCGTCATCGGCGTCTGTGCCGGCGCCAAGGTGGTGGCCGCCACCGGTCTGCTCGAAAACCGGCGCGGCACCACGCACTGGTTCTTCCTTGACGCATTGCGGCGCGAAAATCCCACGATGACCTACGTGCCGGACCGGCGCATCGTGGCTGACGGCAACGTCGTGACGACGACGGGGATCTCCGCTTCCATCCCCATGGCGCTCACTCTTGTCGAAGCGATCGCCGGCCGGCCACGGGCCGAAGCGGTCGCCGCTGACATCGGCTTTGAGAGCTGGAACGCCGCCCACGACAGCGACGCCTTTTCCCTGACACGCCCCTTCGCCACGACCGTCATGGCCAATCTCGCGGCTTTCTGGCAGCGCGAGGAGCATAGCCTCGCCCTCGAGCCGCAATTTGATGCGGTCTCGCTCGCCATCGCCGCCGATGCCTGGTCGCGCACCTACCGCTCGCGGGCGCTGACGGTTGCCCCCAGCGCTGATGCGGTGACCGATCGGGACGGCATCCGCATCCTGCCCGATCGGGTGTCCAGTACAAATGCGCCCACCGCCATGCTGGCGCCGGGCTCCACCACGCCAGCCGCAGCCCTAGAGGGGACACTTGAGGAAATCTCGAGCCGCTACGGCCCCGCCACTGCCTATGTGGTCGCCATGCAGCTCGAATATCCCTGGCCGATGCCCTGA
- a CDS encoding enoyl-CoA hydratase/isomerase family protein, whose protein sequence is MDDISISIEGACGIIRLARPRAINALSADMIAAVRAALDEWDEDERVRAVLIEGEGEKGLCAGGDVRATRELALVGDTRRVSAFFADEYDMNGLIATYPKPIVALQHGIVMGGGIGISSHARYRIATASSRFAMPEGAIGFFCDVGVNAILYKTAQARALAFLMSGQTVAVADAIALGLADAAVPEDALAGLRARVIEAAQAGDPDTAITALIQSESIDPGEASFCGLADSLAPVFAAETVGKIVENLLDLAEEGDPGAAALHAAIARQCPTSLAAIVISHRRARQLRDVRAILEDDLALAKHMALRPDFAEGVRAVLIDKDRNPQWQPARLADVDSDALEKVLGEAALT, encoded by the coding sequence ATGGACGACATCTCCATTTCGATCGAAGGCGCATGCGGTATTATCCGGCTGGCCAGGCCCAGGGCGATCAACGCCCTGAGCGCGGATATGATCGCGGCGGTGCGCGCTGCCCTCGACGAATGGGACGAAGACGAGCGGGTGCGGGCCGTCCTGATCGAGGGCGAAGGGGAAAAGGGGTTGTGCGCGGGCGGGGACGTGCGCGCGACGCGGGAATTGGCACTTGTCGGCGACACGCGGCGGGTCTCTGCGTTCTTTGCCGACGAATACGACATGAACGGGCTGATCGCGACCTATCCCAAGCCGATCGTTGCCCTTCAGCACGGCATCGTCATGGGCGGGGGGATCGGAATATCCTCGCACGCCCGCTATCGCATCGCCACGGCTTCGAGCCGGTTCGCCATGCCCGAAGGGGCGATCGGGTTCTTCTGCGACGTGGGCGTCAACGCCATCCTCTATAAGACCGCCCAGGCGCGGGCGCTCGCCTTTTTGATGTCGGGGCAGACCGTGGCGGTCGCCGATGCCATCGCGCTGGGGCTGGCCGATGCGGCGGTGCCCGAGGACGCTCTGGCCGGCCTGCGCGCACGGGTGATCGAGGCGGCGCAGGCGGGCGATCCGGACACGGCCATCACCGCGCTCATCCAATCGGAATCGATCGATCCGGGGGAAGCGAGCTTTTGCGGGCTTGCCGATTCCCTGGCTCCGGTGTTTGCGGCCGAAACCGTAGGCAAGATCGTCGAGAACCTCCTCGATCTGGCCGAAGAGGGCGATCCGGGTGCCGCAGCGCTGCATGCGGCAATCGCCCGCCAATGTCCCACATCCTTGGCCGCCATCGTTATCTCCCACCGGCGGGCGCGACAGCTTCGTGATGTGCGGGCCATTCTCGAGGACGATCTGGCGCTGGCCAAGCATATGGCGCTGCGGCCCGATTTCGCCGAAGGGGTGCGCGCCGTGCTGATCGACAAGGACCGAAATCCCCAATGGCAGCCGGCGCGGCTTGCCGATGTGGATTCCGATGCGCTCGAAAAGGTGCTGGGGGAAGCGGCGCTGACTTAG